In Porites lutea chromosome 9, jaPorLute2.1, whole genome shotgun sequence, a single window of DNA contains:
- the LOC140947634 gene encoding putative ammonium transporter 3, translating into MNKTNWMINSTETSTQKGEEIGSDDATWILTSAFIIFTMQSGFGLLESGMVSRKNEANIMVKNAVDVIYGGLSYWLFGFALSFGLSSHGNAFAGYGYFLTDAHESEMGLVFSKYFFQLSFSTTATTIVSGAMAERTNLKAYTMYSFLNTLTYSIPAHWIWGEKGWLHTMGAVDIAGCGAVHLVGGVSGLVATLMLKPRTGRFDANAPPKHMASPTNVLLGTFMLWWGWLGFNCGSTFGISGMKWKLASRAAVVTINGSIGGGVLGMVYSYICFKNKLDIPIFVTGILAGLVSITAICSLARPWEAIIIGALGALIACPGCALLERLRIDDPVGCVPTHGLAGIWGLISVALFAEKDILEKRFSDEFGIFKGGPWRFLGVQMLMVVAVSAWSAVTTFVELLFVDKLLGLRMTLEDELLGADKVEHGIEDHEPALPSSYYSANENGHEAIKPAELNVNQLQTSGESTDSMQERENGGNFPLETVHTRRKLLRLKFRRALSIKTPKQNDHSTNGVFTMKDSYANGRVGVNPEYVSEFDNHNTLEYGNTAKKNGSVIIKQSSNDFPPC; encoded by the exons atgaaCAAGACAAACTGGATGATAAATTCGACAGAAACTTCAACACAAAAAGGCGAGGAAATTGGCTCGGACGATGCTACATGGATTCTAACAAGTGCCTTCATCATTTTCACCATGCAATCCGGATTCGGTCTTCTAGAATCCGGCATGGTCTCCAGGAAAAACGAAGCGAACATAATGGTCAAGAATGCTGTTGATGTTATATACGGCGGACTATCATACTGGCTTTTTGGATTTGCTCTTAGCTTCGGTTTAAGCAGCCATGGGAATGCTTTCGCTGGTTACGGGTATTTTCTGACGGACGCCCACGAGAGTGAAATGGGACTGGTGTTTTCAAAGTACTTTTTTCAGCTTTCGTTTTCAACGACTGCCACCACTATTGTTTCCGGAGCTATGGCTGAGAGAACAAATTTGAAGGCCTATACCATGTACTCGTTCCTCAATACTCTTACTTACAGTATCCCAGCGCATTGGATTTGGGGTGAAAAAGGTTGGCTTCATACAATGGGAGCAGTTGACATTGCTGGCTGCGGAGCGGTCCACTTAGTCGGAGGTGTTAGCGGATTGGTAGCGACGTTGATGCTGAAACCACGGACGGGCCGATTTGATGCAAACGCGCCACCAAAACACATGGCCTCTCCAACCAACGTTCTCCTAGGAACTTTTATGTTGTGGTGGGGCTGGTTGGGGTTTAACTGCGGGAGCACGTTTGGAATTAGCGGCATGAAGTGGAAATTAGCCTCCAG GGCAGCAGTTGTAACTATCAATGGTTCAATAGGTGGAGGAGTTCTCGGAATGGTGTACAG ttatatttgctttaaaaacaagttagACATTCCAATATTTGTGACTGGTATTCTAGCGGGTCTCGTCAGTATAACAG CCATTTGTTCGCTTGCGCGACCTTGGGAAGCCATAATTATTGGTGCGCTAGGTGCTCTGATAGCGTGTCCCGGATGTGCTCTTCTCGAGCGGCTGCGAATCGATGACCCTGTGGGCTGCGTTCCAACACACGGATTGGCGGGAATCTGGGGCTTAATTTCAGTCGCCTTGTTTGCAGAGAAAGATATCCTGGAAAAACGTTTCTCTGACGAGTTTGGTATTTTTAAGGGAGGTCCTTGGCGCTTTTTAGGCGTGCAAATGCTCATGGTGGTAGCGGTTTCTGCATGGTCAGCGGTCACTACTTTCGTGGAATTACTTTTTGTCGATAAGCTGCTGGGATTGCGCATGACCTTGGAAGATGAGCTATTGGGAGCTGACAAAGTTGAGCATGGCATTGAAGACCACGAGCCAGCATTGCCGAGCAGCTATTACAGTGCAAATGAGAATGGTCACGAAGCAATTAAACCAGCAGAGTTAAATGTAAATCAGTTACAAACAAGCGGTGAGAGTACAGATTCAATGCAGGAAAGAGAAAATGGAGGTAACTTTCCATTGGAAACTGTCCACACACGGCGAAAACTTCTTCGACTAAAATTTCGAAGAGCTCTGTCAATAAAGACTCCTAAACAAAACGATCACTCAACCAACGGTGTTTTTACCATGAAAGATTCTTATGCTAATGGCAGAGTAGGCGTTAACCCGGAATATGTTAGCGAATTTGACAATCATAATACCCTGGAATATGGAAACACAGCGAAAAAGAACGGAAGTGtgataataaaacaaagcagCAATGATTTTCCACCTTGCTGA